From one Candidatus Acididesulfobacter guangdongensis genomic stretch:
- the mnmA gene encoding tRNA 2-thiouridine(34) synthase MnmA → MLYIKNIKKTVAVAMSGGVDSSVSAIILKNRGFNVIGLSMRLIGDLNNKEPAEKSCCSVSDLIDAKRVCVKLGIPHFVINLEDEFKKNVIDKFTKEYLEGKTPNPCILCNKILKFDILLKRAAQLGADYLATGHYARITKKLNGGFNLIKAKDPLKDQSYVLYNLNQKLLSRLIFPVGNLHKSDIRKIALENGFNEISKKKDSVEICFIPDGNYHKFILNQLKYFNKNGSDGNNDSNDSNNGSDGNNEYNLHETDSGYSGYIRNMSGEILGKHNGIFQYTVGQRKRLGISSVRPLYVIKIDSAAKDIFVGDINECFGSELYINDFNFIDDGYKNMLSKLNLTAKIRYSSLNYECFAEIINHEIPKTANITDRIKITFKEPVKFITPGQSAVLYSGMKVIGGGIIGIIGT, encoded by the coding sequence GTGCTATATATAAAAAATATTAAAAAAACCGTCGCCGTTGCCATGTCCGGAGGCGTGGACAGTTCTGTTAGCGCTATTATATTGAAAAATAGAGGGTTTAATGTAATAGGGCTCTCAATGCGTCTTATCGGAGATTTGAACAATAAAGAACCGGCTGAGAAAAGCTGCTGCTCCGTGTCAGACTTAATTGACGCAAAAAGAGTTTGCGTAAAATTAGGCATACCGCATTTTGTTATAAATCTTGAAGATGAATTTAAAAAAAATGTCATTGATAAATTCACTAAAGAATATCTTGAAGGAAAAACACCAAATCCATGCATATTGTGCAATAAAATTTTAAAATTTGATATTTTACTGAAAAGAGCAGCTCAGCTTGGCGCTGATTATCTGGCGACCGGACATTACGCAAGGATAACAAAAAAATTAAACGGCGGATTTAATCTCATAAAAGCAAAAGACCCTTTAAAAGACCAGTCGTACGTTTTATATAATTTAAATCAAAAATTACTAAGCAGACTAATCTTCCCCGTGGGCAATCTACATAAATCCGATATTAGAAAAATAGCGCTGGAAAATGGATTTAATGAAATTTCAAAAAAGAAAGACAGCGTTGAAATCTGTTTCATACCGGATGGGAATTATCATAAATTTATATTAAATCAATTGAAATACTTCAATAAAAATGGCAGCGATGGCAATAATGACAGTAATGACAGCAACAACGGCAGCGATGGCAATAATGAATATAACCTTCATGAAACCGATAGCGGCTATAGCGGCTATATTAGAAATATGTCCGGCGAAATCCTCGGAAAACATAACGGAATATTTCAATATACCGTGGGGCAGAGAAAAAGGCTGGGAATATCGTCTGTCCGCCCCTTATATGTAATTAAAATAGATTCCGCTGCAAAAGATATATTTGTTGGAGATATAAATGAATGCTTCGGTTCGGAACTTTATATAAATGACTTTAATTTTATAGATGACGGATATAAAAATATGCTTTCAAAATTAAACTTGACGGCAAAAATAAGATATTCTTCTTTAAATTACGAATGCTTTGCGGAAATTATAAATCATGAAATACCAAAAACAGCTAACATTACGGATAGGATAAAAATTACATTTAAAGAACCTGTCAAATTCATAACCCCGGGACAATCGGCAGTTTTATACAGCGGTATGAAAGTTATAGGCGGCGGAATAATCGGAATAATAGGGACATAG
- the rnc gene encoding ribonuclease III, producing MIKSNKTEKLIEMNDDALITDSETSQNITALLDINQINTIEKLIGYTFKNKIYLITSLIHKSFNNEINYERLEFLGDSVINTIYSEVLYKYFSLYNEGELSKLKAILISLDNLAEIAGKLTINDYIIMEKGELLTGGRNKKRIIGNVYESVAGAIFLDSSYNTAKTVLLNHLKYSSYFSSLVNVDNKNADIATDHKSALQELIQKKHNIVPKYFVLNKEGPDHKSIFSVCVKINNKIYGYGKGETKKQAEQSAALAALDRLSEENNK from the coding sequence ATGATAAAATCTAATAAAACGGAAAAACTTATTGAAATGAACGACGATGCGCTGATTACCGATAGCGAAACATCACAGAATATAACCGCTCTGTTAGATATAAACCAGATTAATACTATTGAAAAACTTATAGGCTATACATTTAAAAATAAAATATATTTAATTACGTCATTAATCCATAAGTCGTTTAATAATGAAATAAATTATGAACGGCTGGAATTTCTTGGAGATTCTGTAATAAATACAATTTATTCAGAGGTGCTATATAAATACTTTTCGTTGTACAATGAAGGTGAATTATCAAAATTAAAAGCAATTCTGATAAGTTTGGATAATCTGGCTGAAATAGCCGGAAAATTAACAATCAACGATTATATTATTATGGAAAAAGGTGAACTTCTTACCGGAGGCAGAAACAAAAAAAGAATAATAGGCAATGTATATGAATCTGTTGCAGGGGCTATTTTTTTAGATTCTTCATACAATACGGCAAAGACGGTACTGTTAAATCATTTAAAATACAGCAGCTATTTCTCAAGTCTTGTAAATGTTGACAATAAAAATGCAGATATTGCAACCGATCACAAATCGGCATTGCAAGAACTAATCCAGAAAAAACATAACATCGTACCAAAATATTTTGTTTTAAACAAAGAGGGTCCGGACCACAAGAGTATATTTTCGGTATGCGTAAAAATCAATAATAAAATTTACGGCTACGGCAAAGGCGAAACAAAAAAGCAGGCTGAACAATCTGCCGCCTTAGCCGCATTAGACCGGTTATCAGAAGAAAATAATAAATAA
- the cysE gene encoding serine O-acetyltransferase: MFKIIKEDIDSVFERDPAARSTLEVLLCYPGLHAIYFHKISHFLWIHNVKLPARLISQFARFVTGIEIHPGAKIGRRFFIDHGMGVVIGETAEIGNDVTIYHGVTLGGISWKKEKRHPTIEDNVMIGAGAKILGPFTVGHDSKIGSNSVVVSGVPPHSTVAGVPAKSIKRDESEVHDHVDLEHHKLFDPNYYEIETLKQRITELENKIKNMDTNSKVK; encoded by the coding sequence ATGTTTAAAATTATAAAAGAAGATATCGATTCAGTATTTGAAAGGGACCCTGCGGCAAGGAGCACTTTAGAAGTTTTGCTTTGCTATCCCGGGCTTCATGCTATCTATTTTCATAAAATATCGCATTTTTTATGGATTCATAACGTTAAATTGCCGGCAAGGCTGATATCGCAATTTGCAAGATTTGTTACCGGCATAGAAATTCATCCTGGAGCTAAAATAGGCAGAAGGTTTTTTATAGACCACGGCATGGGAGTGGTAATAGGCGAAACGGCTGAAATAGGCAATGACGTTACAATATATCACGGGGTTACGCTGGGAGGAATAAGCTGGAAAAAAGAAAAAAGGCACCCGACCATTGAAGATAATGTTATGATAGGAGCAGGAGCAAAGATATTAGGTCCGTTTACGGTAGGTCATGACAGCAAAATAGGTTCCAATTCTGTTGTTGTCAGCGGCGTTCCGCCTCACTCTACGGTGGCGGGAGTTCCTGCTAAATCTATCAAGAGAGACGAATCTGAAGTTCATGACCATGTTGACCTTGAACATCATAAACTTTTTGACCCCAATTATTATGAGATTGAAACATTAAAACAAAGAATTACAGAACTGGAAAATAAAATAAAAAATATGGATACAAATTCAAAAGTTAAATAA
- a CDS encoding ribosome biogenesis GTPase Der, which translates to MNKNKFMTMLIGRPNVGKSTIFNKLIGAKTAHTSDIAGTTIDVNTKEISYMNIDFLLADSGGFNLHPANELEKQIINMVFKYAEKVDLFLLVVDYKAGLIPEDIEIYRNFIKYGVNVFLLINKVDSIKNVENALSEFGKIGIENKFALSAENSIGIDDVLESIVEEFKSSNLKCKKDKNINETIKIAIVGKPNSGKSTYINTVLKDNLIQTGDKPGTTRDSIDSVFNYKCKKIILIDTAGIRKKSKLDFNSANFQKQTISSIERADIVCVFIDIQHGLTHDDLSLLKLVTVEKKQFLIAFTKWDIVNIDSESNTIQDIKNEIELNLKEFADSHYIFISSKENKNIYKIIDTCIEIYGSKNIKIKTSDINEFISVQKNNLLKGNIFKHIAYGVQKNTDEIFMPTFIFFTDNKGKIFSMKDIKFIRNTIKTYFKIKSNVEVLIEYKNYQK; encoded by the coding sequence ATGAACAAAAATAAATTCATGACAATGCTTATAGGAAGACCCAACGTCGGCAAATCCACCATTTTTAATAAACTAATAGGTGCGAAAACTGCCCATACTTCCGATATTGCCGGAACGACTATTGATGTCAACACAAAAGAAATATCTTATATGAATATTGATTTCCTGCTCGCTGATTCAGGCGGTTTCAATCTGCACCCCGCTAACGAATTAGAAAAACAAATAATAAATATGGTGTTTAAATACGCGGAAAAGGTTGACCTTTTTCTGCTTGTAGTGGACTACAAAGCTGGGCTTATTCCCGAAGATATTGAAATCTACCGGAATTTTATTAAATACGGAGTTAATGTTTTTTTATTGATTAATAAAGTTGATTCTATAAAAAATGTTGAAAATGCCCTGTCGGAATTCGGAAAAATAGGGATAGAAAATAAATTCGCTCTTAGCGCCGAAAATTCAATAGGTATTGACGATGTACTTGAATCAATCGTTGAAGAATTTAAATCTTCTAATCTCAAATGCAAAAAAGATAAAAATATTAATGAAACTATCAAAATTGCAATAGTCGGTAAACCTAACAGCGGTAAATCGACTTATATCAATACCGTATTAAAAGATAATCTGATACAAACCGGCGATAAACCTGGCACGACAAGGGATTCTATAGATTCTGTATTTAATTATAAATGTAAAAAAATAATTTTAATAGACACCGCCGGCATCAGAAAAAAATCAAAACTTGATTTTAATTCCGCAAATTTTCAAAAACAGACAATTTCTTCAATTGAGAGGGCGGACATAGTATGCGTATTTATAGATATACAGCACGGCTTAACCCATGATGATTTGTCCCTGCTGAAATTGGTTACGGTAGAAAAAAAACAGTTTTTAATCGCCTTCACAAAATGGGACATTGTTAACATTGATTCGGAAAGCAATACAATTCAGGATATAAAAAATGAAATAGAATTAAATCTGAAAGAATTCGCCGATTCGCACTATATTTTTATTTCGTCAAAAGAAAATAAAAATATATACAAAATAATAGATACCTGCATTGAAATATACGGTTCTAAAAATATAAAAATAAAAACTTCAGATATAAACGAATTTATATCTGTTCAAAAAAATAATTTGCTGAAAGGAAATATATTTAAACATATTGCATATGGAGTGCAGAAAAATACGGATGAAATCTTTATGCCTACTTTTATTTTTTTTACGGACAATAAGGGGAAAATCTTTAGCATGAAAGATATAAAGTTTATAAGAAATACAA